DNA from Arthrobacter sp. PvP023:
GACCTCGGGCTTGGACAGCCACTGCAGGAGCTTCCAGGAAGCGTCGCGGTTCTGGGACTTCTTGAACACCACCATGTTGGAGCCGCCGACGAAGGACGTGGAGGTCTTCTCCTTGGGCATGGGGGCAACCTTGTACTTGTCCTCAAAGCCTGCGCCGCCGGCCTTGTTGAGCAGGCCGACGTGCCATGGGCCGCTGATCATCATGGGGGCGGAACCGTCCACGAAGGATGCTTCGGCGGTGGTTCCGGTGGACACGGCCTTGGACGCGAGCCCGTCGGCGAAGAAGCTGGAGTAGTACTTCAGCGCCTCTGCCGCTTCCGGGGTGTCGAGGGTCCACTTAGTGCCGTCGTCGTTCATCAGCTTCGCGCCGTTGGACCACTGGAAGGGGAGGGTGTCCAGGTACGAACCGGCGACGCCGGCGGGCAGCTGGACCCCGTATTTTGCCCCGGCCTTCTCCTGGAGACCCTTGGCGAGGGCCTTGAAGTCATCCCAGGTTTCTGGCGCCTTGGTGATGCCGGCCTTCTCCGCGAGGTCGCTGCGGTAGTAGACCACGCGGGTGTCGACGTACCAGGGGACGCCGTAGGTGGTGCCTTCGACTTCGGTTGACTTCACCGAGCCGGGGAAGAAGTCGCTGGTGCTGATCTCCTGGGGCGTGGCGTCGAAGGAATTGGCGAAATCGCCCATCCAGGTGGTGCCCATCTGGGCGACGTCCGGGGTGGTGCCGCCGGCGATGGCGGTCTGGTACTTGCTAAGCGCGGCGTCCCACGGGATGGCCGTGACGTTGACCTTGACGCCGGGGTTTTCGGCTTCGAATTCCTTGAGTAGCGCCGGAAGGGCTTCGCCTTCGCTGCCCTGGGCCCACAGCGTGATGGTGCCGGATGCCGGGCCCGAGGCAACGGGCTTGGCCGACGACGCGGCGGACGAACCTGCGGAGTCCCGGCCGCAGCCGGTGAGCAGCAGTGCGGCAGCGAGGCCGACGGCGGCTGCCTTCTTGGCGTTCGGATGGATCATCATTGTTCCTTTCATCGGTCCCACAGGCGCGGCCGGCTTCGGCTTGGCGTTCGGCTCATGCCTTGGCCCGGTGCTTCGGCTGGTGCGTAGCGGGGCGGGGCCGGTGAGGGCACCGTTCTGCGAAGTATCTAAGCGCTTTGATTTATCGCTCGAACCAATCTAAGCGCATTGAATGTGATCTTGGCAACAGGTGCCCCGAAGAAAGTTGTTGTGCGGGGAGTGGGTGCGCGGGCGCGGCGGGGGTGGTCCGGGGGTGCTTCGGAAGCGCGAGGGAGGCGCGACGGAGGGGTTCCGGAGTGGCTGCCGACAGGGTGCGCGGGGCGCGCGGGCGCCGGGGGTTTGGGCCCGCGGGCGTGCGCGGGTTCGGGGTGTGTGGGGCCTGGCGCACGGTGCGCGTCGAAGCTCAAGTGGGGGAGAGCGAAGGCGAGGAGCGCCGCGCGGGCAGTCCCGCCGTCGTCGGGCGCTTCTGTTGTTTGCGGCGGCGTGTTTTGGCGGCGGCGGGCTTAGCCCGGGTGGCAGCCGCAGCTTTCACGTAGCACGACGCGCACGGGAAGCCGGAGGTTCACGGCAGGTTTGTCGGGATGGTCCAGCCGGTCCAGGAGCAGTTCCACCATGGTGCGTCCCATTTGTTCCATGGGCTGGCGCACGGTGGTAAGCGACGGCTTGATGACCCGCCCGGCAGCGATGCCGTCGAAACCCGTCACGGCAACGTCCTGGGGAATCCCGACACCGGCGGCGGCCAGGGCGTCCATCACCACCAGCGCGTCCTGATCGGTGGCGCATACAAAGGCCTCGGGCAATGAGCCCTGCCGAAGGATGTCGGCGACGACTTCCGCCAGGGATTGTTCGCTGCCGCACGGGTATTTCGGCTCGCGCGATGCCGGCAGTCCCGCATCGTGAAGTGCCGCCCGGAAACCTTCGAGCCGTTGCTCATTGTCCGAGGACGGCATGCCGCCAAGGAACAGCAGGTCCGAGAGGCCGTGCGCGGAGATGAGGTGTTCGGTGATGGCCCGCACCCCGGGAATGTTGTCCACAGTGACGTGGTCCAACGCGCGGTTGTTCACGTTCTCGGACACTTCCACCACGGGGATGCGGCGGGCGATCCGGGCAAGGGCTTCGCTCGGGACGGACCGCGGAAACACGGCCAGCCCGTCGACGCGGCCGGCAATGTCCGACAGCACGGCCTCGTTGTTTTCCGGGTTTCCGCCGCCGACAAGCAGCGCCTGCCCCCGGCGCCAGCACTCGAGCTCAACGCCACGCTGGACCTCGTCCACGTACAGCGGGAACAGCCGAAGATCCTCGTTCCTGCGTTCGAGGTCGGCGGCCACGGGGTTTTCGGGGTTTTCGGGGTTTTCGGGGTTTTTCGGGGCCGGGCCGTCGCCGCGGATGCCGTCGGCCGGGTCCAGCAGGTAGTCGTAGGCAAAAAGCCCCAGGGCGCCCGTGCGGCCCCTTGCCAGGCCGCGCGCGCTGGCGCTGGGGACGTAACCCAGTTCTTCCGCGGCAGCGAGGACAAGTTCGCGCGTGGACGCCTTCACTTTGTCGGGCTGCCGGAAGGTGAACGAGACGGTCGCGATGGAGACGCCCGCCCGCTCTGCGACGTGATAAACCGTGGGACCTTTTGCCATTGTCGGCCTCCTTCTCCCACGAGTCTATGCGCTTAGCATTCCCCTGTGGAGTGCATGACGGTTCCAACGCTCTCTCAGGTCCTGCCTGTTTTTGGGGAACGCTCTCTCCCTTCTTGCGCGTTTTGGGGAAACGCTCTCTCCCTGTGTCCCCGACGTCGACGCCGCGGCCCGCCAAGGCGTGGAGGAGGTCAGGACGTGCCGGCCGGGGCATTGGGGTCTTTGGGCGGCAGGAAGTGGGAGGGCGTTTGGGGGAGGGGCGGCGGGATGTGAGAGAGCGTTTGGGGGAGGGGCGGCGGGAGGTGAGAGAGCGTCCGGGAAAAAGCCGCAGGTAGTGAGAGAGCGTCCGGGAAAAAGCCGCAGGTAGTGAGAGAGCGTCGCATTACGCACGGCCGTATTGTGACGCTTGACACGTGTTAGGTCGACGATCTACAGTACCTAACACGTGTTAGGAAGGAAATTGACATGACCGGAGCCACAAACGGGCATCTGCGGGAAATTACCCGCCGAACCGCCCTTGGTGCCCTGGGCGCGGGAATCATCGGAGCATCCGTGGCGTCGTGGCCGCGGCTCTCCGGGACTGACATTCCGGGCCGCGGGGACAACAGCCTCAGCATCGCCATCATGGGCACCGCCGCGGACGCCGCCGCCCGCCAGCGCGCCATCGATGCCTTCACCCG
Protein-coding regions in this window:
- a CDS encoding sugar ABC transporter substrate-binding protein: MIHPNAKKAAAVGLAAALLLTGCGRDSAGSSAASSAKPVASGPASGTITLWAQGSEGEALPALLKEFEAENPGVKVNVTAIPWDAALSKYQTAIAGGTTPDVAQMGTTWMGDFANSFDATPQEISTSDFFPGSVKSTEVEGTTYGVPWYVDTRVVYYRSDLAEKAGITKAPETWDDFKALAKGLQEKAGAKYGVQLPAGVAGSYLDTLPFQWSNGAKLMNDDGTKWTLDTPEAAEALKYYSSFFADGLASKAVSTGTTAEASFVDGSAPMMISGPWHVGLLNKAGGAGFEDKYKVAPMPKEKTSTSFVGGSNMVVFKKSQNRDASWKLLQWLSKPEVQLKWYKATGDLPSQQSAWKDQSLAGDSKLSVFGDQLKTTNNPPAVTTWTQVAAAADSEIEQIVKAGKDPAEALKSLQQAADSIGTGK
- a CDS encoding LacI family DNA-binding transcriptional regulator, with product MAKGPTVYHVAERAGVSIATVSFTFRQPDKVKASTRELVLAAAEELGYVPSASARGLARGRTGALGLFAYDYLLDPADGIRGDGPAPKNPENPENPENPVAADLERRNEDLRLFPLYVDEVQRGVELECWRRGQALLVGGGNPENNEAVLSDIAGRVDGLAVFPRSVPSEALARIARRIPVVEVSENVNNRALDHVTVDNIPGVRAITEHLISAHGLSDLLFLGGMPSSDNEQRLEGFRAALHDAGLPASREPKYPCGSEQSLAEVVADILRQGSLPEAFVCATDQDALVVMDALAAAGVGIPQDVAVTGFDGIAAGRVIKPSLTTVRQPMEQMGRTMVELLLDRLDHPDKPAVNLRLPVRVVLRESCGCHPG